A region from the Acidobacteriota bacterium genome encodes:
- a CDS encoding YtxH domain-containing protein, producing the protein MAESRGLWFLVGLSLGALAGVLYAPQAGEQTRDYLRDKAGEGRERFRTKKEEWRQQAGGLRSQAGEYAERGKSAVTRQIDQFQAAVEAGKQAYREAAGLEDKEEQEEKREPSSQL; encoded by the coding sequence ATGGCGGAATCCAGGGGTTTGTGGTTTTTGGTAGGACTGAGTTTGGGGGCTTTGGCGGGGGTGCTGTACGCACCGCAAGCGGGCGAACAGACGCGCGATTACTTGCGCGACAAGGCGGGAGAAGGGCGGGAACGATTCCGCACCAAGAAAGAAGAGTGGCGGCAGCAAGCGGGCGGGTTGCGCTCGCAGGCCGGAGAATACGCCGAGCGCGGCAAGTCGGCAGTAACCCGGCAAATTGATCAGTTCCAGGCGGCGGTCGAGGCCGGCAAACAGGCGTACCGCGAAGCTGCGGGACTGGAAGACAAAGAGGAGCAAGAAGAGAAGCGCGAGCCCAGTTCGCAGCTTTAG
- a CDS encoding ribonuclease J gives MVANPLQLIPLGGLGEFGLNMMAIRYGDDIVVVDCGLMFPEPELLGIDIVVPDVSYLVENRAHLRGILLTHAHEDHIGALPFVIEDLNVPLYGTEFTLALVESKFSEHGLLDSTHRHVVRELEPFTLGPFSIEYIHVTHSIVGACAIAITTPAGVVIHTGDFKIDPTPGDNIPFDLHTFAAYGKRGVLALLSDSTNVDRRGYTASELAVRDRFDDLFAGAGDGRLFICCFTSSIHRIQLAVEMAEAYGRKVCFLGRSMENNTAIAHRLDFLHLPDGILIRPQDLRSFPRDQVTVVISGSQAEPMSALARASVKNHKFAEISPGDTVVLSSRIIPGNERAIYRMINHLFKLGARVVYDTDQYPPVHVSGHASQEELKLMASLVRPRHFIPVHGEFRQLSLHAQLVRSLRIPKLEAHVVEDGDVLELDQTGLWRTGTVATGRVFIDSGSQDEVAEDLIVRDRRHLAEDGIVLPILAINKASGRVQNEPEIITSGFVSPVLADGLLARARQLVTESVAAAGREESGDWSLIKERIRRDLKRYLQAETNKRPLILPVILEV, from the coding sequence ATCGTGGCTAATCCCTTGCAATTGATCCCCTTAGGCGGCTTGGGCGAGTTCGGCCTCAACATGATGGCCATTCGCTATGGCGACGACATCGTAGTCGTCGACTGCGGCCTGATGTTTCCCGAACCCGAGCTGCTCGGCATCGACATCGTCGTGCCCGACGTCAGCTACCTCGTCGAAAATCGCGCCCATCTGCGCGGCATTCTGCTCACCCACGCGCATGAAGATCACATCGGCGCGCTGCCCTTCGTCATCGAAGACCTGAACGTCCCCCTCTACGGCACCGAGTTCACCCTGGCGCTGGTCGAGTCGAAGTTCAGCGAGCACGGCCTCCTCGATTCCACCCATCGCCACGTGGTGCGCGAGCTCGAACCCTTCACCCTGGGACCGTTTTCCATCGAGTACATCCACGTCACCCACAGCATCGTTGGCGCCTGCGCCATCGCCATCACCACGCCCGCCGGCGTCGTCATCCACACCGGCGACTTCAAAATCGATCCCACCCCCGGCGATAACATCCCCTTTGACCTGCACACCTTCGCCGCCTACGGCAAGCGCGGCGTGCTGGCGCTGCTCAGTGACAGCACCAACGTCGACCGCCGCGGCTACACCGCCAGCGAGCTGGCCGTGCGCGACCGCTTTGACGATCTCTTCGCCGGCGCCGGCGACGGACGCCTCTTCATCTGCTGCTTCACCAGCTCCATCCACCGCATCCAGTTGGCCGTCGAAATGGCCGAGGCCTATGGCCGCAAGGTCTGCTTCCTCGGTCGCAGCATGGAGAACAACACCGCCATCGCCCACCGCCTCGATTTTCTCCATCTCCCCGACGGCATCCTCATTCGCCCGCAGGACCTGCGATCGTTCCCGCGCGACCAGGTGACGGTCGTCATCTCCGGCAGCCAGGCCGAGCCCATGTCGGCGCTGGCGCGCGCTTCGGTCAAGAACCACAAGTTCGCCGAAATCAGCCCCGGCGACACCGTCGTCCTCTCCAGCCGCATCATCCCCGGCAACGAGCGCGCCATCTACCGCATGATCAACCACCTCTTCAAGCTGGGCGCGCGCGTCGTCTACGACACCGATCAGTACCCGCCGGTCCACGTCTCCGGCCACGCCAGCCAGGAAGAGCTGAAGTTGATGGCCAGCTTGGTCCGGCCGCGTCATTTCATCCCCGTCCACGGCGAATTCCGCCAGCTCTCTCTGCACGCCCAGCTCGTCCGCAGCCTCCGCATCCCCAAGCTCGAAGCCCACGTGGTCGAGGATGGCGACGTGCTCGAGCTCGACCAAACCGGCCTCTGGCGCACCGGCACTGTCGCCACTGGCCGCGTCTTCATTGACAGCGGCAGTCAGGATGAAGTCGCCGAAGACCTCATCGTCCGCGACCGCCGTCACCTCGCCGAAGACGGCATCGTGCTGCCCATCCTGGCCATCAACAAAGCCTCCGGCCGCGTGCAGAATGAGCCCGAAATCATTACCTCCGGCTTCGTCAGCCCGGTCCTGGCCGACGGCCTGCTCGCCCGCGCCCGCCAGCTTGTGACCGAATCGGTCGCCGCCGCCGGCCGCGAAGAATCCGGCGACTGGTCGCTCATCAAGGAACGCATCCGCCGCGACCTGAAAAGGTATTTACAGGCGGAAACCAACAAGCGACCCCTGATCCTGCCGGTTATTCTGGAAGTATGA
- the ychF gene encoding redox-regulated ATPase YchF has protein sequence MKTGIIGLPQVGKTSLFSMLTGAEVHLARREDRIGIATVPDARLDRLADLFRPKKLTHATIELTEVGSLTPESLRDGTGIAALRQVDALAQVLRAFDRPDAEPVSSDVRNLEFDMILSDLGQVEKRLERVAKDMKKQRTTVLQEEAAILDRMKLHLESEQPLRTLPLSPAERKTTRGFQFLSQKPILYVLNLSEAEAGQMDSAPQRHGLGAALASPNTGATAICAKVEAEIAGLPPDEAAEFLAGYGLTESGVARLARAIYQLLGLISFFTAGEDECRAWTIERGTPAVDAAGAIHTDLSKHFIRAEVIGWQELLDLGSEAAARQAGKMRLEGKDYIVQDGEVMHIRHSG, from the coding sequence ATGAAAACCGGCATCATTGGCCTTCCCCAAGTGGGAAAAACCTCGCTCTTCAGCATGCTCACCGGCGCGGAAGTCCACTTGGCCAGACGCGAGGACCGAATTGGCATCGCCACCGTCCCCGACGCCCGCCTCGACCGCTTGGCCGACCTGTTCCGTCCTAAAAAGCTAACTCACGCCACCATCGAGCTCACTGAAGTCGGCTCCCTCACCCCTGAATCCCTGCGCGACGGCACCGGCATTGCCGCCCTCCGTCAGGTCGATGCTCTCGCCCAGGTCCTCCGCGCCTTCGACCGCCCCGACGCCGAACCCGTTTCGTCCGATGTCCGCAATCTCGAATTCGACATGATCCTTAGCGATCTCGGCCAGGTGGAAAAACGCCTCGAACGCGTCGCCAAGGACATGAAGAAGCAGCGCACCACCGTGCTCCAGGAAGAAGCCGCCATCCTCGACCGCATGAAGCTGCATCTCGAATCCGAACAGCCCTTGCGCACCCTCCCGCTCAGCCCCGCCGAACGCAAAACCACGCGCGGCTTTCAGTTCCTCAGCCAGAAGCCCATCCTCTACGTCCTCAATCTGAGCGAAGCCGAAGCCGGCCAGATGGATTCCGCTCCCCAGCGCCATGGCCTCGGCGCCGCACTCGCCTCGCCCAACACCGGCGCCACCGCCATTTGCGCCAAAGTCGAGGCCGAAATCGCCGGCCTGCCGCCTGACGAAGCCGCTGAGTTTCTCGCCGGCTACGGCCTCACCGAATCCGGCGTCGCCCGCCTCGCCCGTGCCATCTACCAGCTTCTCGGCCTGATTTCGTTCTTCACCGCCGGCGAGGACGAATGCCGCGCCTGGACCATCGAGCGCGGCACTCCCGCCGTCGATGCCGCCGGCGCGATCCACACCGACCTTTCCAAGCACTTCATCCGCGCCGAAGTCATCGGCTGGCAGGAACTGCTCGATCTCGGTTCCGAAGCCGCCGCCCGTCAGGCCGGCAAAATGCGCCTCGAAGGCAAAGACTACATCGTGCAGGATGGCGAAGTGATGCACATCCGCCACTCGGGATAA
- a CDS encoding ABC transporter ATP-binding protein, with protein MPQEEEQLGKAVDRQLIRRLLHYVRPYRWIVVLATLAAALQAATQLVGPYLNKVVIDRYLFPNPTAHSLLESSLSRNAFRGVAEIGILYLAILAVGFILDFAQSYAMRWVGQKSMYALRRELFGHLQKLPISYFDHHPAGRLVTRVTNDVETLNDTISTALVALFDDIFLLTLIIIVMIRFNWQLSLITLGVLPFIVLATYYFREAVRKSYRRIRLLVARINVFLQEHITGMAVVQAFNREERAYQEFRKINNEHCDAWISAILAYALYYPAVEFLSILAIALILWFGGLRVLNGTLTIGIVFAFIQYVQRFFRPIQDLSDKYNTLQTAMAGSERIFQLLDTPVTLESPAAPQRPAATPGRIEFEHVWFAYKDEDWILRDVSFVAEPGSSLAIVGHTGAGKTTMISLMLRFYDVQKGRILLDGLDVRAWDVQELRRRFGIVLQDPYLFSGSIADNIRMDDPAVSLLQIQHAERDANLEEFLASLPDGDATLLRERGSGLSTGQKQLVNFARALASNPSILILDEATASVDTETELKIREALDRMLAGRTSILIAHRLSTIQRADQILVMHKGTLREHGTHQELLHLHGIYWRLYRLQYKDQEIAATPGAGPGASSAPVPESAR; from the coding sequence ATGCCGCAGGAAGAAGAACAACTCGGCAAAGCCGTTGATCGCCAGCTCATCCGGCGCTTGCTACACTACGTCCGCCCCTATCGCTGGATCGTGGTGTTGGCCACTCTCGCCGCCGCCCTGCAGGCCGCCACCCAGCTCGTCGGCCCTTACCTCAACAAAGTCGTCATCGACCGCTATCTCTTCCCCAATCCCACCGCCCACAGCCTGCTCGAATCCTCGCTGTCGCGCAACGCCTTCCGCGGGGTCGCCGAAATCGGCATCCTCTACCTGGCCATCCTGGCCGTCGGCTTCATTCTCGACTTTGCCCAAAGCTACGCCATGCGCTGGGTCGGGCAGAAATCCATGTACGCCCTGCGGCGCGAGCTCTTCGGCCATCTGCAAAAGCTGCCCATCTCCTACTTCGATCACCACCCCGCTGGCCGCCTCGTCACCCGCGTCACCAACGATGTCGAGACCCTCAACGACACCATCTCCACCGCCTTGGTGGCCCTGTTCGACGACATTTTCCTGCTCACGCTGATCATCATCGTCATGATCCGCTTCAACTGGCAGCTCTCCCTCATCACCCTGGGCGTACTGCCGTTTATCGTCCTCGCGACCTACTACTTCCGCGAAGCCGTCCGCAAAAGCTACCGCCGCATCCGCCTCTTAGTCGCCCGCATCAACGTCTTCCTGCAGGAGCACATCACCGGCATGGCCGTCGTCCAGGCCTTCAACCGCGAGGAGCGCGCCTACCAGGAGTTCCGCAAAATCAACAACGAACACTGCGATGCCTGGATCTCCGCCATCCTCGCCTACGCCCTCTACTATCCCGCGGTCGAGTTCCTCAGCATCCTCGCCATCGCCCTCATCCTCTGGTTCGGGGGTCTGCGCGTCCTCAACGGCACCCTCACCATCGGCATCGTCTTCGCCTTCATTCAGTACGTCCAGCGCTTCTTCCGCCCCATCCAGGATCTGAGCGACAAATACAACACCCTGCAAACCGCCATGGCCGGCTCCGAGCGCATCTTCCAGCTCCTCGACACCCCCGTCACCCTCGAATCCCCCGCCGCCCCCCAGCGCCCCGCCGCCACACCCGGCCGCATCGAGTTCGAACACGTCTGGTTCGCCTACAAAGATGAAGACTGGATTCTGCGCGACGTCAGCTTCGTCGCCGAACCCGGCTCCAGTCTCGCCATCGTTGGCCACACCGGCGCCGGCAAAACCACCATGATCAGCCTGATGCTGCGCTTCTACGACGTCCAGAAGGGCCGCATCCTGCTCGATGGCCTCGACGTCCGCGCCTGGGACGTGCAGGAACTCCGCCGCCGCTTCGGCATCGTCCTCCAGGATCCCTATTTATTCAGCGGCTCCATCGCCGACAACATCCGCATGGACGATCCCGCCGTTAGCCTCTTACAAATCCAGCACGCCGAGCGCGATGCCAACCTCGAAGAGTTCCTCGCCTCTCTTCCCGATGGCGACGCCACCCTCCTGCGCGAGCGCGGCAGCGGCTTATCCACCGGGCAGAAGCAGTTGGTCAACTTCGCCCGCGCCCTCGCCTCGAATCCTTCTATCCTCATCCTCGACGAAGCTACCGCCAGCGTCGATACCGAGACCGAGCTCAAAATCCGCGAAGCCCTCGACCGCATGCTCGCCGGCCGCACCAGCATCCTCATCGCCCACCGTCTCTCCACCATCCAGCGCGCCGATCAGATCCTGGTCATGCACAAAGGCACGCTGCGCGAGCACGGCACCCATCAGGAGCTGTTGCATCTCCACGGCATCTACTGGCGCCTCTACCGCCTGCAGTACAAAGATCAGGAAATCGCGGCTACGCCGGGCGCAGGTCCCGGCGCCAGTTCCGCACCTGTTCCAGAATCCGCTCGCTGA
- a CDS encoding ABC transporter ATP-binding protein, with protein sequence MRKEVLRALLPYLRRYRGRLVGGMAILLVNTAVLVSIPYIIDLAINDLGNGLTVSKLLKYCLLLMVAVSARAVLNYFQRLILITISRLIELDLRNDLLAQLERLSSNFFQKFRTGDLMARAVNDLMAVRNMVGPGIMYSAQAVVLFVYVITILWHLDPILTLIAFIPAPFVSLAVQWFGKRIHDRFERIQSMFSTLSTRVEENLAGLRLVRAYAREHIEEEKFDRLNHDYVARNMRLVLLTGSFDPLLQFMLGVAFVLVLWFGGRAVLEHRITIGGYAAFNLYMAQMAFPMIALGYVINLVQRGTASLARLQEVLEQKPDIADTPETNRHITTVHGDIEFRDLTFSYGVTSAPVLRNLNLHIPAGSTVALVGATGSGKSTLVGLIPRLLDAPSGMVLIDGRPIREIPLALLRRSIGWVPQETFLFSDTLRANIAFGRPGASEEEVRKAADIAGLSQDVVDFSNGFDTLVGERGLTLSGGQKQRTALARAVLRQAPILILDDALASVDTITEEKILEGLENIAFHTGGQRTTLLISHRISTVRNADFIAVLDQGAIAEKGTHAELIGLGGLYANLYEKQLLEEELARVD encoded by the coding sequence ATGAGAAAAGAGGTCTTGCGGGCGCTTCTTCCCTATTTGCGCCGCTACCGCGGACGCCTCGTTGGCGGCATGGCCATCCTGCTGGTGAATACCGCCGTCCTGGTTTCCATCCCCTACATCATTGACCTCGCCATTAACGACCTCGGCAACGGCCTCACCGTCTCCAAGCTCCTCAAGTACTGCCTGCTGCTGATGGTCGCCGTCAGCGCCCGCGCGGTATTGAACTACTTCCAGCGCCTCATCCTCATCACCATCTCCCGCCTGATCGAGCTTGACCTGCGCAACGACCTTTTGGCTCAGCTCGAGCGCCTGTCGTCGAACTTCTTCCAGAAATTCCGCACCGGCGATCTCATGGCCCGCGCCGTCAACGACCTGATGGCGGTGCGCAACATGGTCGGGCCCGGCATCATGTACTCCGCCCAGGCGGTGGTGCTGTTCGTCTACGTCATCACCATCCTCTGGCATCTCGATCCCATCCTCACCCTCATCGCCTTCATCCCCGCCCCCTTCGTCTCGCTCGCCGTGCAATGGTTCGGCAAGCGTATTCACGACCGCTTCGAGCGCATTCAGAGCATGTTCAGCACCCTCTCCACCCGCGTGGAGGAAAACCTCGCCGGTCTGCGTCTGGTCCGCGCCTACGCCCGCGAGCACATCGAAGAAGAGAAATTCGACCGCCTGAACCACGACTACGTCGCCCGCAACATGCGCCTGGTGTTGCTCACCGGCTCCTTCGATCCGCTGCTGCAGTTCATGCTCGGCGTCGCCTTCGTGCTGGTGCTCTGGTTTGGCGGCCGCGCTGTCCTCGAACACCGCATCACCATTGGCGGTTACGCCGCCTTCAATCTCTACATGGCCCAGATGGCGTTTCCCATGATCGCCCTCGGCTATGTCATCAATCTGGTGCAGCGCGGCACCGCCTCCCTCGCCCGCCTGCAGGAAGTTCTCGAACAAAAACCCGATATCGCCGACACTCCGGAAACCAACCGCCACATCACCACCGTCCACGGCGACATCGAATTCCGCGACCTCACGTTTTCCTACGGCGTAACCTCGGCGCCCGTCCTCCGGAATCTGAACTTGCACATCCCCGCCGGCAGCACCGTCGCCCTGGTGGGCGCTACCGGCAGCGGCAAAAGCACCCTCGTCGGCCTCATTCCCCGCCTGCTCGACGCTCCCTCCGGCATGGTTCTCATCGACGGTCGCCCCATCCGCGAAATCCCCTTGGCGCTGCTGCGCCGCAGCATCGGTTGGGTCCCGCAGGAAACTTTCCTGTTCAGTGACACCCTCCGCGCCAACATCGCCTTCGGCCGCCCCGGCGCCAGCGAGGAAGAAGTCCGCAAAGCCGCCGATATCGCCGGGCTGAGCCAGGACGTGGTCGATTTCTCCAACGGCTTCGATACCCTCGTGGGCGAGCGTGGCCTGACCCTTTCCGGCGGCCAGAAGCAGCGCACCGCCCTCGCCCGTGCCGTCCTCCGCCAGGCGCCCATCCTCATCCTCGACGACGCCCTCGCCAGCGTCGATACCATCACCGAAGAGAAAATCCTCGAAGGCCTCGAAAACATCGCCTTCCACACCGGCGGACAAAGAACCACTCTCCTGATCAGCCACCGTATCTCCACCGTCCGCAACGCCGATTTCATCGCCGTTCTCGATCAGGGCGCCATTGCCGAAAAAGGCACCCACGCCGAATTGATTGGCCTCGGCGGCCTATATGCCAACCTCTACGAAAAGCAACTGCTGGAGGAAGAACTCGCCCGCGTCGATTGA
- a CDS encoding OmpA family protein — MSNSMNFHNPRLFMVGGLAVAMFVAAGCTTKKYVRQQTAPLMDHVNQLDAQTAKNTNAIRDTKQQTDAGIAQVNQSTENAVNQAQQAQQQAQQVSSKLDQTSGQIQSLDKTVANLEDYHQTGQATVHFAFNKSNLTPDAKQELDQVITQLHQDTHGILEVQGYTDTSGPAAYNLQLSQRRANSVVRYLEANNIAPHRIYLIGLGENQPAESNKTLAGRKFNRRVDLKILTNGLASTSQNSGQ; from the coding sequence ATGTCGAACTCAATGAATTTCCATAACCCACGGCTCTTTATGGTCGGAGGCTTGGCCGTGGCTATGTTTGTGGCGGCGGGTTGCACCACAAAAAAGTATGTCCGCCAGCAGACCGCGCCGCTCATGGACCACGTCAACCAGCTCGATGCCCAGACCGCGAAAAACACCAACGCCATTCGCGACACCAAGCAGCAGACCGACGCCGGCATTGCCCAGGTCAACCAATCTACGGAAAATGCCGTGAACCAGGCGCAGCAGGCCCAGCAGCAAGCCCAACAGGTCAGTTCTAAGCTCGACCAGACCTCCGGTCAGATTCAATCGCTCGACAAGACCGTGGCCAATCTGGAAGACTACCATCAGACCGGGCAAGCCACCGTCCACTTCGCCTTCAATAAGTCCAACCTGACGCCCGATGCCAAGCAGGAGCTCGATCAGGTGATCACGCAATTGCACCAGGACACGCATGGCATCCTCGAGGTTCAGGGCTACACCGACACCAGCGGCCCGGCCGCCTACAACCTCCAGCTCAGCCAGCGCCGCGCCAATTCCGTGGTGCGCTACCTCGAAGCCAACAACATCGCCCCTCACCGCATTTATTTGATCGGCCTGGGCGAGAACCAGCCCGCCGAATCCAACAAGACCCTTGCCGGCCGCAAGTTCAACCGCCGCGTTGACCTGAAGATTCTGACCAACGGCCTGGCCTCAACCAGCCAGAACAGCGGCCAATAA
- a CDS encoding type II toxin-antitoxin system HicB family antitoxin: protein MAAVSAQKGLCICVEREADGRWIAAAVKLPGALAYGESQHDAEQRLRELVFRILADRVAHGEPVPEAANALFYTR from the coding sequence ATGGCTGCCGTCTCAGCGCAGAAAGGACTCTGCATCTGTGTCGAGCGCGAGGCCGACGGGCGGTGGATTGCGGCGGCAGTGAAGTTGCCGGGTGCGTTGGCCTACGGCGAGAGCCAACACGACGCTGAGCAGCGATTGCGGGAATTGGTGTTCCGCATCCTGGCGGACCGGGTGGCGCACGGCGAGCCAGTTCCCGAGGCGGCGAACGCGCTTTTCTATACTCGATGA
- a CDS encoding RNA polymerase sigma factor — protein MGGKLNLNQNASAKQAREQASSQPAPRLVAGAPEDWSEADAIDYAKGGCAPAFEFLYHMHKRRVYSLCLRMTGNTAEAEDLAQEAFLQLFRKIGTFRGESAFSTWLHRLSVNVVLMHLRRKNLPETPLEEFIEPAHEDGPKREIGARDQNLAGSIDRVNLERAIERLPPGYRTIFVLHDMEGYEHNEIAAMMGCSIGNSKSQLHKARMKLRDLLQLPHMRRGPGSVAVPSAVAARSGGESL, from the coding sequence ATGGGGGGCAAACTGAATTTGAACCAGAACGCGTCGGCTAAGCAAGCGCGGGAACAAGCGAGTAGCCAGCCGGCGCCGCGGTTGGTGGCAGGTGCACCGGAAGACTGGAGCGAGGCGGACGCCATCGATTATGCCAAGGGTGGCTGCGCACCGGCCTTTGAGTTTTTATACCACATGCACAAGCGGCGGGTATATTCGCTCTGCCTGCGGATGACGGGGAACACGGCGGAAGCCGAGGATTTGGCGCAGGAGGCGTTCTTACAACTGTTCCGGAAAATTGGGACGTTCCGGGGCGAGTCGGCGTTTTCGACCTGGCTGCACCGGCTTTCCGTCAATGTAGTGCTGATGCACCTACGGCGAAAGAATTTGCCGGAAACGCCGCTGGAAGAGTTTATCGAGCCGGCGCATGAAGACGGGCCGAAGCGCGAGATTGGAGCGCGGGATCAAAATCTGGCGGGCTCGATTGACCGGGTCAATCTGGAGAGGGCGATTGAGCGGCTGCCGCCGGGGTATCGTACCATCTTCGTGCTGCACGATATGGAAGGTTATGAACACAACGAGATTGCCGCTATGATGGGCTGTTCGATCGGCAACTCGAAATCGCAGCTTCACAAGGCCAGGATGAAACTGCGGGATTTGCTGCAGCTTCCGCACATGCGCCGGGGGCCGGGTTCGGTCGCTGTTCCCAGCGCGGTGGCCGCGCGCAGCGGAGGAGAAAGTTTGTGA
- a CDS encoding shikimate kinase — protein MLQEVPSPLILVGFMGSGKSTVGRELAQRLGWHFADLDDRIEAAAGRPIGMIFRERGEADFRELERRELLQLLGESRGRHTVLALGGGTFAQLQNHDPIRSSGGCTVFLEVPLEELLLRCAGMENRPLFRDEASFRTLYEYRLGFYRQAAVTVVAGGAEPGAISERILEQVRNWRRDLRPA, from the coding sequence ATGTTGCAGGAGGTGCCGTCGCCGCTCATCCTGGTGGGGTTCATGGGGTCGGGCAAGTCGACGGTGGGACGGGAACTAGCGCAGCGGCTGGGGTGGCATTTTGCCGACCTTGATGACCGGATTGAGGCGGCGGCGGGACGGCCGATCGGGATGATTTTCCGGGAGCGCGGGGAGGCGGATTTTCGCGAGCTGGAGCGGCGCGAGCTGCTGCAATTGCTGGGCGAGAGCCGCGGGCGGCATACGGTGTTGGCGCTGGGCGGGGGAACGTTTGCGCAATTGCAAAATCATGACCCCATCCGTTCCTCTGGGGGTTGCACGGTATTTCTTGAAGTACCGCTTGAAGAATTGCTGTTGCGCTGCGCGGGGATGGAGAACCGTCCGCTATTCCGCGACGAGGCGAGCTTTCGGACGCTGTACGAATACCGGCTGGGCTTTTACCGGCAGGCGGCGGTGACGGTGGTGGCGGGCGGGGCGGAGCCGGGGGCGATCAGCGAGCGGATTCTGGAACAGGTGCGGAACTGGCGCCGGGACCTGCGCCCGGCGTAG
- the uvrC gene encoding excinuclease ABC subunit UvrC, translating into MDLSSKSRVLPTQPGVYLFKNAAGGIIYVGKAKDLRARVRTYFLAGSQENAKTGSLVREAADFETIVVDTEAEALALENTLIKQHQPRFNVLLRDDKTYPYIKLSQEVFPRVSVTRRVVRDGSEYFGPYFPAGLAYRLLHFIQKYFQLCSCRRDLSRPHARPCFQYQLHRCLGPCMPGLVTQERYQQAARDTRLFLSGRQPELARDLRQRRDAAAAGERFEEAAGYRDLLTVLEDIQERQKMHAVEGQDADVVGLYREGARAALHVFPMRHGRVVDRREFFWEALPDEEASDAELLGALLKQIYLEQPYLPPRIDAPMDFEDRAALEATLTAQRGSRVEIALPQRGAKKEMLELAERNARLSFARRFRAPAAEQQAEEQWAALGRALEVELSAGARRVECFDISHFQGAETVASMVVWAAGKMRRGEYRRYRIREVAGVDDFRSMAEVVRRRYRRRLAEGGELPGLILIDGGIGQLHAAQAVLTELGLEQVPLASLAKREELVFVPGREAEPVRLDHHSNELHLLQMIRDEAHRFAITFHRERRGKANVRSELLAVPGIGPATTRKLLRHFGSVSGVRAADAAALAEVMPEARAQTVWNHLHLEQQEPTEILKN; encoded by the coding sequence GTGGATCTGAGTAGCAAGTCCCGTGTTTTGCCTACCCAACCTGGCGTTTACCTGTTCAAGAATGCGGCGGGCGGCATCATCTATGTCGGCAAGGCCAAGGACTTGCGCGCCCGGGTGCGGACCTACTTTCTGGCGGGCAGCCAGGAGAACGCCAAAACGGGCTCGCTGGTGCGCGAGGCCGCCGATTTCGAAACCATCGTGGTGGACACGGAAGCGGAAGCGCTGGCGCTGGAAAACACGCTGATCAAGCAGCACCAGCCGCGCTTCAACGTGCTGCTGCGGGACGACAAAACATATCCGTATATCAAGCTGAGTCAGGAGGTGTTCCCGCGCGTGAGCGTGACGCGGCGGGTGGTGCGGGACGGCTCGGAGTACTTTGGCCCGTATTTTCCGGCGGGGTTGGCGTACCGGCTGCTGCACTTCATCCAGAAGTACTTTCAGCTCTGTTCCTGCCGGCGGGACCTGAGCCGGCCGCATGCGCGGCCGTGCTTTCAGTACCAGCTTCACCGCTGTCTAGGGCCGTGCATGCCGGGGCTGGTGACGCAGGAGCGGTATCAGCAGGCGGCGAGGGACACGCGGCTGTTTTTGAGCGGGCGGCAGCCCGAGCTGGCACGCGACTTGCGCCAGAGGCGGGATGCGGCGGCGGCGGGCGAGCGGTTTGAGGAAGCGGCCGGGTATCGCGACTTACTGACGGTGCTCGAGGATATTCAGGAGCGACAGAAGATGCACGCCGTCGAGGGGCAGGACGCCGACGTGGTGGGACTCTACCGTGAGGGGGCGCGCGCGGCGCTGCACGTGTTTCCTATGCGGCATGGCCGGGTGGTGGACCGGCGCGAGTTCTTCTGGGAAGCGCTGCCGGATGAGGAGGCAAGCGATGCGGAATTGCTAGGGGCGCTACTGAAGCAGATTTACCTGGAGCAGCCGTATTTACCGCCGCGGATAGACGCGCCGATGGACTTTGAGGATCGCGCGGCGCTGGAAGCGACGTTGACGGCGCAGCGCGGCAGCCGGGTGGAGATTGCGCTGCCGCAGCGGGGCGCCAAGAAGGAGATGTTGGAGCTGGCCGAGCGCAACGCCCGGCTGTCGTTTGCGCGGCGGTTCCGGGCGCCGGCGGCGGAGCAGCAGGCGGAGGAGCAGTGGGCGGCACTGGGGCGGGCCTTGGAGGTTGAATTAAGCGCGGGTGCGCGGCGGGTTGAATGCTTCGACATCTCGCATTTTCAAGGGGCGGAAACAGTGGCGTCGATGGTGGTATGGGCGGCAGGGAAGATGCGGCGGGGGGAATACCGGCGCTACCGCATCCGTGAGGTAGCCGGCGTGGATGATTTCCGCTCGATGGCGGAAGTGGTGAGGCGGCGCTACCGGCGGCGTCTGGCGGAGGGCGGCGAGCTGCCGGGACTGATTCTGATTGACGGCGGCATCGGGCAATTGCACGCGGCACAGGCGGTGCTGACGGAGTTGGGGCTCGAGCAGGTTCCGCTGGCGAGTTTGGCGAAACGCGAGGAGCTGGTATTTGTTCCGGGGCGCGAGGCGGAGCCGGTGCGGTTGGACCATCACAGCAACGAGCTGCACCTACTGCAGATGATCCGGGATGAAGCGCATCGCTTTGCAATTACGTTTCACCGCGAGCGGCGGGGCAAGGCCAATGTACGCTCGGAGCTGCTGGCGGTGCCGGGCATCGGGCCGGCGACGACGCGAAAATTGCTGCGGCATTTCGGCAGTGTCAGCGGGGTGCGAGCGGCCGATGCGGCGGCGCTGGCGGAGGTGATGCCGGAGGCGCGGGCGCAAACGGTCTGGAACCACCTGCACCTCGAGCAGCAGGAGCCGACGGAAATACTGAAAAACTGA